Within the Actinomycetota bacterium genome, the region AAGGGATGCTTTTGATCCCAAAATGAAGTGATAAATTATGAGTAATAATACCATATTAGAAATAAAAAATTTAAAGACCTATTTTTACACCGATGATGGAGTGGTAAAAGCAGTAGACGGGGTAAGCTTTGACCTAGAACAGGGAGAAACCCTGGGCATAGTAGGGGAGACCGGTTCAGGAAAAAGTGTTACCGCCCTTTCCATACTGGGTTTGATACCGCAGCCTCCGGGAAAAATTGTAGAGGGGGAAATCCTTTTTGATGGCGTAGATCTGGCGAAAATGGGTAGAAGGCAGCTTCAGAAATACAGGGGTAACAGGATTTCCATGATCTTCCAGGATCCCATGACTTCCTTAAACCCGGTTTACACCATTGGGAACCAGATTATGGAATCCATTATTATCCACCGCAGGATGCCCAAAGCTGAAGCTAGAAGGGAAGCTATTAAACTGTTGGAAATGGTAGGAATACCTGAACCGGAGCGCAGGCTGCTTAATTATCCCCATGAATTTAGTGGGGGCATGAGGCAAAGAGCTATGATTGCCATGGCTTTGGCCAACAGCCCTTCCATACTTATAGCAGATGAGCCCACTACTGCCCTGGATGTAACTATCCA harbors:
- a CDS encoding ABC transporter ATP-binding protein, encoding MSNNTILEIKNLKTYFYTDDGVVKAVDGVSFDLEQGETLGIVGETGSGKSVTALSILGLIPQPPGKIVEGEILFDGVDLAKMGRRQLQKYRGNRISMIFQDPMTSLNPVYTIGNQIMESIIIHRRMPKAEARREAIKLLEMVGIPEPERRLLNYPHEFSGGMRQRAMIAMALANSPSILIADEPTTALDVTIQAQILELMDELKEKTDSSIIIITHDLGVVAKYARRVMVMYGGKPVEFSQINNIFYNPLHPYTMGLMGSITRLDEKKKDRLSPIEGTPPSLIDLPKGCVFASRCKYAVEECRSQYPPLEEIKEGHFVACYRSREFLEGELSKHK